One window from the genome of Oceanisphaera sp. IT1-181 encodes:
- a CDS encoding DUF1439 domain-containing protein produces the protein MKIIMFLLILATSGGAWAQALTLSEQQLNQGLNQQLGKEFPLGLGSWLSAKVKMQDVKVELGRQSPDKARVLGQALITLNQGQNRYHWDIAGDFNARPRYDNEQGALFLDEFELLNYQLNEGSSSPQARFMLPMLLQALTGYLSQYPVYTLDDNDPLQRQLKSQPLSLEITPGQVSLFSVN, from the coding sequence ATGAAAATTATAATGTTTTTACTGATACTTGCCACCAGTGGCGGCGCATGGGCTCAAGCACTGACGCTCAGCGAGCAGCAATTAAATCAGGGCCTGAATCAACAACTAGGTAAAGAGTTTCCCTTAGGTCTCGGCTCTTGGTTGTCGGCTAAGGTGAAAATGCAGGACGTGAAAGTGGAGCTGGGTCGCCAATCACCTGATAAGGCGCGGGTGCTGGGCCAAGCCTTAATCACGCTTAATCAAGGCCAAAACCGCTACCACTGGGACATAGCCGGCGATTTTAATGCCCGGCCTCGTTACGATAACGAGCAAGGCGCGCTGTTTTTAGATGAGTTTGAACTGCTCAATTACCAATTAAATGAGGGAAGCAGCTCGCCTCAAGCACGCTTTATGCTGCCCATGTTACTGCAAGCACTCACCGGTTATCTGTCGCAATATCCGGTATATACGCTCGATGACAACGACCCTTTACAGCGCCAATTAAAAAGCCAGCCTCTGAGCTTAGAGATAACCCCCGGCCAAGTTTCCTTATTCAGCGTCAACTAA
- a CDS encoding universal stress protein → MYKSLLVAIDGSKQSEKALTLACHLARQDDAQMHIVHAPEVLQHPAMMTWGIGAVALGDSPEDLEVTGNKVVERAVQEANALGVTQVQAHVVRGEPARAIIQEAEDLGVDVIVMGCRGLGNLEGMAMGSVSHKVSHSAKCGVITVR, encoded by the coding sequence ATGTATAAGTCATTACTGGTTGCGATTGATGGTTCTAAACAAAGTGAAAAGGCTCTGACTTTGGCCTGTCATTTGGCTCGGCAAGATGATGCCCAGATGCATATAGTGCATGCACCTGAGGTGTTACAGCATCCCGCCATGATGACCTGGGGCATAGGGGCGGTTGCACTAGGCGATAGTCCTGAAGATCTGGAAGTCACCGGCAATAAGGTAGTAGAGCGAGCGGTACAGGAGGCGAACGCCTTAGGGGTGACGCAAGTGCAGGCGCATGTGGTTCGGGGCGAGCCGGCTCGCGCTATTATTCAAGAGGCTGAGGATCTGGGGGTCGATGTGATTGTGATGGGGTGCCGCGGCTTGGGCAATCTAGAGGGAATGGCGATGGGCAGCGTCTCGCATAAGGTAAGCCACAGTGCCAAGTGCGGCGTCATTACCGTTCGTTAA
- the mltF gene encoding membrane-bound lytic murein transglycosylase MltF: MRQVLLSTLLLISLMLQGCDNAEPNSNQLEHIQARGQLRVGTLYHPLYYFLRDGQQEGLDYELASQFAHSLGVELSMVPAYNLNALFALLDSGEVDMLAAGLANTAARRQHYRFSPSYYHIAHTLVHRKGTRKPLNVSQIDGTISVLAGSSQAQSLYQLQQELPELQWEPRYDADEEDLLRQVAENSTDYTMVADILLARTQRYYPNIEAAFTLGEPQSVAWMWDKRADDSALGAMLDFFAEQADSGALARLHEKYFGHIQHFDYVDTRTFLSRIDTLLPRYQPLFERHAGELDWRLLAAMSYQESHWDPNAESYTGVRGMMMLTEDTAKMVGVTNRLDAEQSIRGGAQYLASLMGRLPDSIPESERVWFALASYNIGLGHVLDVRRLTQQLGQDPDTWAQVKVNLPLLHQPKWYSQTRYGYARGRETKQFVNNIRQYYQSLLWQDNARTDSSQSAQTEPVSPPSLPES; encoded by the coding sequence TTGCGCCAAGTATTATTATCCACACTGCTATTAATAAGCCTGATGCTACAGGGCTGTGATAACGCTGAGCCTAACAGCAATCAACTAGAACATATTCAAGCCCGTGGCCAACTGCGAGTGGGCACCTTGTATCATCCACTTTATTACTTTTTGCGCGATGGCCAGCAAGAAGGCTTGGATTATGAGCTGGCCTCTCAGTTTGCTCACTCTCTGGGGGTTGAGCTGTCCATGGTGCCCGCTTATAACTTAAATGCGTTATTTGCCCTGTTAGACTCAGGAGAAGTAGACATGCTGGCGGCGGGTCTTGCCAATACCGCGGCGCGGCGCCAGCATTATCGCTTTAGCCCCAGCTACTATCATATTGCGCACACCTTGGTGCATCGCAAAGGCACCCGTAAGCCGCTGAATGTGAGTCAAATCGACGGCACTATTTCGGTGCTTGCAGGTTCTAGCCAAGCCCAGTCCTTATATCAATTACAACAAGAGCTACCCGAGCTGCAGTGGGAACCACGCTATGATGCAGACGAAGAAGACTTATTGCGCCAAGTGGCCGAAAATAGCACCGACTACACAATGGTAGCCGATATTTTATTGGCCAGAACCCAGCGCTATTACCCGAATATTGAGGCAGCCTTTACGCTAGGCGAGCCGCAGTCCGTGGCTTGGATGTGGGATAAACGCGCCGACGACAGTGCACTTGGCGCCATGCTGGATTTTTTTGCCGAGCAAGCTGACAGTGGCGCCTTGGCGCGCTTACATGAGAAATACTTTGGTCATATACAGCACTTTGATTATGTGGATACTCGCACCTTCTTAAGCCGCATAGACACCTTATTGCCGCGCTATCAGCCGTTGTTTGAGCGCCATGCGGGCGAGCTGGATTGGCGGTTATTGGCGGCCATGAGCTATCAAGAGTCACACTGGGATCCGAATGCCGAGTCTTATACCGGCGTACGAGGTATGATGATGCTGACTGAAGATACTGCCAAAATGGTGGGAGTCACAAACCGACTGGATGCGGAGCAAAGTATTCGCGGGGGTGCCCAATATTTAGCCTCGTTAATGGGCCGCTTACCGGATTCAATACCTGAGAGCGAGCGAGTCTGGTTTGCGCTGGCGTCCTACAATATCGGCTTAGGTCATGTGCTGGATGTGCGCCGCCTCACTCAACAATTAGGCCAAGACCCCGATACTTGGGCACAAGTGAAAGTCAATTTACCGCTGCTGCATCAACCTAAGTGGTACAGTCAAACACGCTATGGTTATGCGCGGGGCCGAGAAACCAAACAGTTTGTAAATAATATTCGCCAGTATTATCAAAGCTTGCTCTGGCAAGATAATGCTCGCACCGACTCGAGCCAAAGCGCGCAAACAGAGCCGGTTAGCCCTCCGTCTCTGCCGGAGTCATAA
- the purL gene encoding phosphoribosylformylglycinamidine synthase: MEILRGLPALSGFRTQALVRQAQQLALPLAEIETEYVHFVALNANLEADTRNTLIDLLDSPAQGIVPAADSLLVLVTPRPGTLSPWSTKATDIAHNCGLHQVQRIERGICYYLRFTQAPSGAELEAIKGLLFDRMTEATFGALEDAACLFAQAEPAPVSSVDILAQGRNALVEANLRLGLALAEDEIDYLFEGFSGLGRNPNDIELYMFAQANSEHCRHKIFNADWTIDGVEQPKSLFSMIKNTHKLVPEQVLSAYKDNAAVMEGSKAGRFFAKPESGEYDYHQEDIHILMKVETHNHPTAIAPFSGAATGSGGEIRDEGATGRGSKPKAGLVGFSVSNLKIPNYARPWEHDFGKPERIVSALDIMIEGPLGGAAFNNEFGRPALLGYFRTFEEKVSSFNGEEVRGYHKPIMLAGGLGNIRAEHVQKGEITVGAKLIVLGGPAMNIGLGGGAASSMASGESCENLDFASVQRENPEMERRCQEVIDRCWAMGDNNPIQFIHDVGAGGLSNAMPELVNDANRGGRFELRDIPNDEPGMSPLQIWCNESQERYVMSVAPERLAEFEAICRRERAPFAVVGEATNERHLSLHDTHFDNQPIDMPLDVLLGKAPKMQRDAATARHHSPALDLSNITIQDAAERVLTLPTVADKSFLITIGDRTVTGLVARDQMVGPWQVPVADCAVTAASYDTYAGEAMSLGERAPVALLDYAASARLAVAEAITNIAATQIGELKNIKLSANWMSAAGHPGEDAGLYAAVKAVGEELCPELELTIPVGKDSMSMKTSWTEEGVEKSVTSPLSLVITAFARVSDVRNTITPWLRTDLGDTNLILIDLGNGKNRLGASALAQVYRQLGDTPADLDNPAQLKNFFYAIQTLVADKKLLAYHDRGDGGLFATLAEMAFAGNTGLDIELDSLGADHLASLFNEELGAVLQVRQADKEAVLTCLAGHGLAACSHVVGKPNSDNQVRFAFAGKELYSESRVELRRLWSETSFQMQTLRDNPESAKAEFAAQLDADNPGLSVSLSFDPKQDIAAPFIAKGVQPRMAILREQGVNSHVEMAAAFDRAGFAAVDVHMSDLQSGRYRLDEFAGMVACGGFSYGDVLGAGGGWAKSVLFNEALRAQFAAFFAREDAIALGVCNGCQMLSRLRDLIPGAAHWPDFVRNQSERFEARFSLVEVQESPSLFLSGMVGSRMPIAVSHGEGRIQTLNADVNAIEASGTVALRFVDHQGQSTEQYPFNPNGSANGITGLSNTDGRVTIMMPHPERVFRTVANSWHPDEWAEDGAWMRMFRNARKHIG; this comes from the coding sequence ATGGAAATACTGCGCGGCTTACCCGCCTTGTCCGGTTTTAGAACCCAAGCCTTGGTTCGCCAAGCTCAGCAACTGGCCTTACCGCTGGCTGAGATTGAAACCGAATACGTACACTTTGTTGCCCTGAACGCCAACCTCGAGGCGGACACTCGCAACACCCTCATCGACTTACTCGACAGCCCAGCCCAAGGCATAGTGCCCGCCGCTGACAGCTTGCTGGTATTGGTTACGCCAAGACCCGGCACGCTTTCCCCTTGGTCGACGAAAGCCACCGACATTGCCCATAACTGCGGCCTGCATCAGGTGCAACGTATTGAGCGCGGTATTTGCTATTACTTACGCTTTACCCAAGCGCCAAGCGGCGCCGAACTGGAAGCCATTAAAGGCTTGTTGTTCGACCGCATGACCGAAGCGACCTTTGGCGCACTCGAAGACGCAGCTTGCTTGTTTGCTCAAGCTGAGCCGGCACCGGTCAGCTCAGTGGATATTCTGGCTCAAGGCCGTAATGCCTTAGTCGAAGCCAACCTGCGCTTAGGGCTGGCATTGGCCGAAGATGAAATCGACTATCTGTTTGAGGGTTTTAGCGGCTTAGGCCGTAACCCCAACGACATTGAGCTCTATATGTTTGCCCAAGCAAACTCTGAGCACTGTCGTCATAAGATTTTTAACGCCGACTGGACCATAGACGGCGTCGAGCAGCCTAAGTCGCTGTTTAGCATGATCAAGAACACCCACAAATTAGTACCCGAGCAGGTGTTGTCTGCTTATAAAGATAACGCCGCCGTCATGGAAGGCTCCAAGGCCGGTCGCTTCTTTGCTAAGCCTGAGTCCGGTGAATACGATTACCATCAAGAAGATATTCATATCTTGATGAAGGTCGAAACCCATAACCACCCGACGGCGATCGCCCCTTTCTCCGGTGCTGCCACCGGCTCTGGCGGTGAAATTCGTGATGAAGGTGCGACTGGTCGCGGCTCTAAGCCCAAAGCTGGCTTAGTAGGTTTCAGTGTGTCTAACCTGAAAATACCTAACTACGCGCGCCCGTGGGAACACGATTTTGGTAAGCCAGAGCGCATCGTCAGCGCCTTGGACATCATGATCGAAGGTCCACTGGGTGGTGCTGCCTTTAATAACGAATTTGGTCGCCCGGCCTTGCTCGGTTATTTCCGTACCTTCGAAGAAAAAGTCTCCAGCTTTAACGGCGAAGAAGTGCGCGGCTATCATAAGCCAATCATGTTGGCCGGTGGTTTGGGTAATATTCGCGCCGAGCACGTACAAAAAGGTGAAATCACCGTCGGTGCCAAGCTGATCGTACTGGGCGGCCCGGCCATGAATATCGGTTTGGGCGGCGGTGCAGCCTCAAGTATGGCTTCTGGTGAGTCTTGTGAGAATCTGGATTTTGCCTCGGTACAGCGTGAAAACCCAGAAATGGAGCGCCGCTGCCAGGAAGTGATCGACCGCTGCTGGGCCATGGGTGATAACAACCCGATTCAGTTTATTCACGACGTGGGTGCCGGCGGTTTATCAAACGCCATGCCAGAGCTGGTGAATGACGCCAATCGCGGTGGTCGTTTTGAGCTGCGCGATATTCCCAATGACGAGCCGGGCATGAGCCCGCTGCAAATCTGGTGTAACGAGTCGCAAGAGCGCTACGTGATGTCGGTCGCCCCTGAGCGTTTGGCCGAATTTGAAGCCATTTGTCGTCGCGAGCGCGCCCCGTTCGCGGTGGTGGGTGAAGCCACCAATGAGCGTCACTTAAGCTTGCACGATACACACTTTGATAATCAGCCGATTGATATGCCGCTGGACGTGCTGTTGGGCAAAGCGCCTAAGATGCAGCGTGACGCAGCTACGGCTCGCCATCACAGCCCTGCACTGGATTTAAGCAATATCACCATCCAAGACGCCGCCGAGCGCGTGCTGACGCTGCCGACCGTGGCCGATAAAAGCTTCTTGATTACTATCGGTGACCGCACTGTGACCGGTTTAGTGGCCCGCGACCAAATGGTTGGCCCTTGGCAGGTACCGGTAGCCGACTGCGCGGTCACCGCCGCCAGCTACGATACCTATGCCGGTGAAGCCATGTCGCTGGGCGAGCGCGCACCCGTGGCACTGCTCGACTATGCGGCTTCGGCACGCCTAGCAGTGGCAGAAGCCATCACCAATATTGCAGCCACTCAAATTGGCGAGCTGAAAAACATCAAGCTATCTGCTAACTGGATGTCCGCCGCCGGTCACCCAGGTGAAGATGCAGGTTTGTATGCAGCGGTGAAAGCGGTCGGCGAAGAGCTGTGCCCTGAGTTAGAACTTACCATACCGGTGGGCAAAGACTCCATGTCGATGAAGACCAGCTGGACGGAGGAGGGCGTTGAGAAATCAGTGACTTCGCCTTTGTCTTTGGTGATCACCGCCTTTGCCCGCGTCAGTGATGTGCGCAACACCATTACCCCTTGGTTGCGTACCGATCTTGGCGACACCAACCTGATCCTGATTGACTTAGGTAACGGCAAAAATCGCCTCGGTGCGTCTGCCTTGGCACAAGTGTATCGTCAGTTAGGTGACACACCGGCTGATTTGGATAACCCAGCTCAGCTGAAGAACTTCTTCTACGCCATCCAAACCTTGGTGGCCGATAAAAAGTTACTGGCCTATCACGACCGCGGCGACGGCGGCTTATTTGCCACCTTGGCGGAGATGGCATTTGCCGGCAACACCGGTTTAGATATCGAGCTGGACTCCTTAGGTGCAGATCACTTAGCGAGCTTGTTTAACGAAGAGTTAGGTGCCGTGCTGCAAGTGCGTCAAGCAGACAAAGAAGCCGTATTAACCTGCTTAGCCGGTCATGGTTTGGCCGCCTGCAGTCATGTCGTGGGTAAGCCGAACTCGGATAACCAAGTGCGCTTCGCCTTTGCGGGCAAAGAGTTGTACAGCGAGTCGCGGGTTGAACTGCGCCGTTTGTGGTCTGAAACCAGCTTTCAGATGCAAACCCTGCGTGATAACCCTGAGTCTGCCAAAGCCGAATTTGCCGCCCAGTTGGATGCGGACAACCCAGGCTTGTCTGTAAGTTTGAGCTTCGACCCTAAACAAGACATAGCCGCGCCCTTTATTGCTAAAGGTGTGCAGCCGCGGATGGCGATTTTGCGTGAGCAAGGTGTCAACTCCCACGTGGAAATGGCCGCCGCCTTTGACCGCGCCGGTTTTGCCGCCGTGGACGTGCATATGAGCGACTTACAAAGTGGTCGTTACCGCTTAGATGAGTTTGCCGGCATGGTCGCCTGTGGTGGCTTCTCTTACGGCGACGTCTTAGGTGCTGGCGGTGGTTGGGCTAAGTCGGTGCTGTTTAACGAAGCCTTGCGCGCGCAGTTTGCCGCCTTCTTTGCGCGGGAAGACGCCATTGCGCTGGGTGTGTGTAACGGCTGTCAGATGTTATCTCGCCTGCGCGACCTGATCCCGGGTGCTGCACACTGGCCGGATTTTGTACGCAACCAGTCCGAGCGTTTTGAAGCACGCTTTAGCTTGGTGGAAGTACAAGAATCCCCAAGCCTATTCTTATCGGGCATGGTCGGCTCTCGCATGCCGATTGCGGTATCTCACGGTGAAGGTCGTATTCAAACCTTGAATGCGGACGTAAATGCCATCGAAGCCAGCGGCACAGTGGCGCTGCGGTTCGTGGATCATCAGGGACAAAGCACAGAGCAGTATCCGTTTAACCCTAACGGTTCGGCGAACGGTATTACTGGCTTAAGCAATACCGACGGTCGCGTGACCATCATGATGCCGCATCCGGAGCGGGTGTTCCGCACCGTTGCTAACTCGTGGCACCCAGACGAGTGGGCGGAAGACGGCGCTTGGATGCGCATGTTCCGTAATGCCCGCAAGCACATCGGCTAG
- the der gene encoding ribosome biogenesis GTPase Der — MMPVVALVGRPNVGKSTLFNRLTRTRDALVANFPGLTRDRQYGQAKIGELEFIVVDTGGIDGTEEGIELKMAAQSLAAIDEADVVLFMVDGRAGLSSADEGIAAHLRRCHKRTLLVVNKTDGIDADSAVSEFYQLGLGEVYPIAATHGRGVLSLIEIALAPQLEELAAEHEQLVAAAEAEAEEEADDDAVDEFDFSDLDEDQIQDLLAVMDEANEEDAQQFADLPIKLAIVGRPNVGKSTLTNRILGEERVVVYDQPGTTRDSVYIPMQRDEQDYILIDTAGVRRRGRVNETVEKFSVIKTLKAIEDANVVLLIVDAREGISEQDLSLLGFVLNAGRSIVLAVNKWDGLENDVREEIKRELDRRLGFIDFARLHFISALHGSGVGNLFDSVKEAYTSATKRVNTSMLTRIMMMAQDDHQPPLVSGRRVKLKYAHAGGYNPPRIIVHGNQVKALPDSYKRYLINYFRRSLQIMGTPIRVEFNEGENPYAGIKNKLTPNQMRKRKRLMKFNKKKK; from the coding sequence ATGATGCCAGTTGTGGCTCTGGTGGGTCGCCCTAATGTGGGCAAATCCACTTTATTTAACCGTTTAACCCGCACCCGAGATGCGCTTGTCGCCAACTTTCCCGGTTTAACCCGCGATCGCCAATACGGCCAAGCCAAAATTGGTGAGCTGGAATTTATTGTGGTCGATACCGGTGGTATCGATGGCACAGAAGAAGGCATAGAGCTGAAAATGGCCGCGCAGTCACTGGCCGCTATTGATGAAGCCGATGTTGTGCTGTTTATGGTTGATGGCCGAGCGGGCTTGAGCTCAGCCGATGAAGGCATAGCCGCACACTTGCGCCGTTGTCATAAGCGCACCTTGCTGGTGGTGAACAAAACCGACGGCATAGACGCCGATTCCGCCGTCAGCGAATTTTATCAGCTGGGCTTAGGCGAGGTGTACCCGATTGCCGCCACCCACGGTCGTGGCGTACTCAGCCTGATTGAAATTGCCTTAGCGCCGCAATTAGAAGAGCTGGCCGCCGAGCATGAGCAATTGGTTGCGGCCGCAGAAGCAGAAGCTGAAGAAGAAGCCGATGACGACGCGGTTGATGAGTTTGATTTCTCGGATCTCGATGAAGACCAAATTCAAGACTTGCTCGCGGTGATGGATGAAGCCAACGAAGAAGATGCTCAGCAGTTTGCGGACTTACCGATTAAGCTCGCCATCGTGGGTCGCCCCAACGTGGGCAAATCGACGCTGACCAATCGCATCTTAGGCGAAGAGCGGGTAGTGGTATATGACCAACCCGGTACCACCCGTGATTCTGTGTATATTCCGATGCAGCGTGACGAGCAAGATTACATCTTGATCGATACTGCGGGTGTACGCCGTCGCGGGCGAGTGAATGAAACCGTTGAAAAATTCTCGGTGATCAAAACCCTAAAAGCCATCGAAGATGCCAACGTAGTGCTGTTGATCGTGGACGCGCGCGAAGGTATTTCCGAACAAGACTTAAGCTTGCTCGGCTTTGTGCTGAATGCGGGCCGTAGTATCGTATTAGCGGTCAATAAGTGGGACGGGCTAGAGAATGATGTGCGCGAAGAAATTAAGCGCGAATTGGATCGTCGCTTAGGCTTTATCGACTTTGCCCGCTTGCACTTTATCTCGGCACTGCACGGCAGCGGCGTGGGTAACTTATTTGACTCGGTTAAGGAGGCGTATACCTCTGCCACCAAACGCGTCAATACGTCCATGCTGACCCGTATCATGATGATGGCGCAAGACGATCACCAGCCACCCTTGGTGAGCGGTCGTCGCGTGAAGCTGAAATATGCTCACGCGGGCGGTTATAACCCACCGCGCATTATCGTGCACGGCAACCAAGTAAAAGCCTTACCTGATTCTTATAAGCGTTACTTGATTAACTACTTCCGTCGTTCCTTACAAATTATGGGTACGCCGATACGGGTCGAATTCAACGAAGGTGAAAACCCGTATGCAGGTATCAAGAATAAGTTGACACCTAACCAGATGCGCAAGCGTAAGCGTCTGATGAAGTTTAACAAAAAGAAAAAGTAA
- the cls gene encoding cardiolipin synthase, with translation MTDYIYTALGWLLFLAHTSLVLGVTFRVVMKRRPVGVSLAWLALIYAIPILGVATYILLGEVRLGRKRAERAKAMYKPYADWINVLVSRFPGQSFEVSEPALPIYELVKARLNMPMLSGNAMHLLEEPGRILGALQDDIRNARSSCYLEFYIWHAGGRADDIATELMDAAARGVDCRLLLDSVGSANFFRSPWPSKLRQAGVKVVEVLPVGAFRLLFERQDLRMHRKLVVIDDDVAYTGSMNLVDPSCFKQGAGVGEWVDIMLRIRGPIVPIFWSLFVWDWEMETGERLLEQLEYHPISCLDSQLKLQLLPSGPFMGGDAIQQSLLTAVYQARRRLVLITPYFVPDDALVAALCSAADRGVEVQLILPEKNDSRMVNYACNAFFEELLRSGVEIHLYGAGLLHTKCVLVDHQFGLVGTVNLDKRSLWLNFEMTLLIDDGQAMGELLHLADSYLSETRRVSWLEWRKRPLRKRVLENLFYLLSPLL, from the coding sequence TTGACTGATTATATTTACACCGCGCTCGGTTGGCTGTTATTTCTGGCCCACACCAGCTTAGTGCTCGGCGTGACCTTTAGGGTAGTGATGAAACGCCGCCCAGTGGGCGTGTCTTTGGCCTGGCTGGCGCTGATTTATGCGATCCCCATTTTAGGCGTGGCCACCTATATCTTGCTTGGCGAAGTGCGCTTAGGTCGCAAACGCGCCGAGCGTGCTAAAGCCATGTATAAGCCCTACGCAGATTGGATAAACGTGCTGGTCAGCCGCTTTCCTGGGCAGTCGTTTGAGGTGAGCGAGCCGGCGCTGCCCATTTATGAGCTGGTTAAAGCGCGCCTTAATATGCCGATGCTGAGCGGCAATGCCATGCATTTATTGGAAGAGCCAGGGCGTATTTTAGGGGCATTACAAGATGACATTCGCAATGCACGCAGCTCCTGTTATTTAGAGTTTTATATCTGGCATGCGGGTGGGCGCGCCGATGATATCGCTACTGAATTAATGGACGCGGCGGCCCGTGGTGTGGATTGCCGTTTATTACTGGATTCAGTGGGCAGTGCCAACTTTTTTCGTAGCCCCTGGCCGAGCAAGTTGCGCCAAGCCGGCGTTAAGGTCGTCGAAGTGCTGCCCGTGGGTGCGTTTAGATTATTGTTTGAGCGCCAAGATTTGCGTATGCATCGCAAGTTAGTGGTAATTGATGATGATGTGGCCTATACCGGCTCCATGAACTTGGTGGATCCGAGCTGCTTTAAACAAGGCGCCGGCGTGGGAGAATGGGTCGATATTATGCTGCGTATTCGCGGGCCCATAGTGCCGATTTTTTGGTCCTTGTTTGTCTGGGATTGGGAAATGGAAACCGGTGAGCGCTTACTCGAGCAACTCGAATATCACCCCATTAGCTGCCTAGACAGTCAGCTCAAATTACAATTATTACCATCAGGCCCTTTTATGGGCGGCGATGCTATTCAGCAAAGTCTGTTGACAGCTGTGTATCAGGCGCGCCGCAGACTCGTTTTGATCACGCCTTATTTTGTGCCCGACGATGCACTGGTCGCTGCCTTGTGCTCGGCGGCGGATCGCGGCGTAGAAGTGCAATTAATCTTGCCGGAGAAAAACGACTCGCGCATGGTGAATTACGCCTGTAATGCGTTTTTTGAAGAACTGTTGCGCTCAGGCGTTGAGATCCACCTTTATGGTGCAGGCCTGTTACATACCAAGTGCGTGCTGGTAGACCATCAGTTTGGCTTGGTGGGTACGGTGAACTTAGATAAGCGCAGTCTGTGGCTAAACTTTGAAATGACCCTGCTGATTGATGACGGCCAAGCCATGGGCGAGCTATTACACCTAGCTGACAGTTATCTCTCTGAAACGCGGCGCGTCTCTTGGCTGGAATGGCGAAAACGCCCTTTGCGCAAACGCGTGCTAGAAAACCTCTTTTACCTGTTGAGTCCGTTGCTGTAA